A single region of the Halobellus ruber genome encodes:
- a CDS encoding transcription elongation factor Spt5, whose amino-acid sequence MPIFAVKTTASQERTVADMIANREADDIHAVLAPDSLTSYVMVEADSDGAITRALEEIPHARGLVESGGQVGSSSMAEVEHFLSPTPDVEGIAEGDIVELIAGPFKGEKARVQRIDETKDQVTVELYEATVPIPVTVRGDQIRVLDSDER is encoded by the coding sequence ATGCCGATCTTCGCGGTCAAGACAACCGCCAGCCAGGAACGGACCGTCGCGGATATGATCGCCAACCGCGAGGCCGACGACATCCACGCGGTGTTGGCGCCGGACTCGCTCACCAGCTACGTGATGGTCGAGGCCGACAGCGACGGCGCGATCACCCGCGCCTTAGAGGAGATCCCTCACGCCCGCGGGCTGGTCGAGAGCGGCGGCCAGGTCGGGAGTTCCTCGATGGCGGAGGTCGAACACTTCCTCTCGCCGACCCCGGACGTCGAGGGGATCGCCGAGGGCGACATCGTCGAACTGATCGCCGGGCCGTTCAAAGGCGAGAAGGCCCGCGTCCAGCGGATCGACGAGACGAAGGATCAGGTCACGGTCGAACTCTACGAGGCCACGGTGCCGATCCCGGTCACCGTCCGCGGCGACCAGATCCGGGTGCTCGATAGCGACGAACGGTAG
- a CDS encoding PHP-associated domain-containing protein, which translates to MKVLNERVVDRAKARDLDVLVYAPHFTRLPEIRARAERFSDDDLLVVPGREVFTGTWRNRRHILAVGLSEPVPDFVSLPGALAAFDRQDAAVLVPHPDFLNVSLDRAAVTRHADAIHAVETHNFKTLPRGNRRARELARETGLLAFGSSYAHLGGSVGEVWTAFEREIDSESDLVAALRTGAPRRVLRRDSPAHTLRGIAEFAHLGYENTWGKVDRLFLSGTEPTHPGHVAYEGRFDDVREY; encoded by the coding sequence GTGAAGGTGCTGAACGAGCGGGTCGTCGACCGGGCCAAGGCCCGCGACCTCGACGTCCTGGTGTATGCACCCCACTTCACCCGCCTGCCGGAGATCCGCGCCCGCGCCGAGCGGTTCTCCGACGACGACCTGCTCGTGGTGCCCGGCCGCGAGGTGTTCACCGGCACGTGGCGAAACCGTAGACACATCCTGGCGGTTGGGCTGTCGGAGCCGGTGCCGGATTTCGTCTCGCTTCCGGGCGCGCTCGCGGCGTTCGACCGCCAGGACGCGGCGGTGCTCGTTCCCCATCCCGACTTTCTCAACGTCAGCCTCGACCGCGCGGCCGTCACGCGCCACGCCGACGCGATCCACGCGGTCGAGACGCACAACTTCAAGACGCTCCCGCGGGGGAACCGTCGGGCGCGGGAGCTCGCCCGGGAGACGGGGCTCCTCGCGTTCGGCTCCTCGTACGCCCACCTGGGCGGGAGCGTCGGCGAGGTGTGGACCGCCTTCGAGCGGGAGATCGACTCGGAGTCGGACCTCGTCGCGGCGCTGCGGACGGGGGCCCCGCGACGGGTGTTGCGGCGCGACTCGCCGGCACACACCTTGCGCGGGATCGCGGAGTTCGCGCATCTGGGCTACGAGAACACCTGGGGGAAGGTCGACCGGCTGTTCCTCTCGGGGACCGAACCCACACATCCCGGGCACGTGGCTTACGAGGGGCGGTTCGACGACGTCCGGGAGTACTGA
- a CDS encoding DUF7565 family protein, giving the protein MSLWTCGIAGCEERFEAVESAIIHQTVEHERHQCTVCGSVVPDGYFAIRHAFEEHSRAEYVRAYDADSSAVRTREDVKRAVEEEADLRAVVTELEERGAL; this is encoded by the coding sequence ATGTCCCTGTGGACGTGTGGCATCGCCGGGTGCGAGGAGCGCTTCGAGGCGGTTGAGTCGGCGATCATCCACCAGACGGTCGAGCACGAGCGACACCAGTGTACGGTCTGCGGGAGCGTCGTCCCCGACGGCTACTTCGCGATCCGACACGCCTTCGAGGAGCACTCGCGGGCGGAGTACGTCCGGGCGTACGACGCCGATTCCTCGGCGGTCCGGACCCGCGAGGACGTCAAGCGGGCCGTCGAGGAGGAGGCTGACCTGCGGGCGGTCGTCACGGAGCTCGAGGAACGCGGCGCGCTGTAA
- a CDS encoding protein translocase SEC61 complex subunit gamma, translated as MDVKYDLTSYVRVLKLASTPGWEEFSQISLIAGAGIVLVGFLGFLIFAVMSFIPGGV; from the coding sequence ATGGATGTCAAGTACGACCTGACCAGCTACGTGCGGGTGTTGAAGCTGGCCAGCACTCCCGGCTGGGAGGAGTTCTCACAGATCAGCCTCATCGCCGGCGCCGGCATCGTGCTCGTCGGCTTTCTGGGGTTCCTGATCTTCGCGGTGATGAGCTTCATCCCCGGGGGTGTCTGA
- the ftsZ gene encoding cell division protein FtsZ: MDSIVDDAIDEAEEPGAEGAVDPTEGDETGGTEPTTDEELQEMLVDLQTDITVVGCGGAGGNTVNRMYEEGIEGATLVAANTDAQHLYQIDYDRMILMGKEKTQGRGAGSLPQVGEEAALESQDEIYDAVEGSDMVFVTAGLGGGTGTGSAPIVAKAARESGALTIAIVTTPFTAEGEVRRTNAEAGLERLRDVADTVIVVPNDRLLDAVGKLPIRQAFKISDEVLMRSVKGITELITKPGLVNLDFADVKTVMERGGVAMIGLGDSDSEHKAEDSVKDALRSPLLDVDISGANSALVNVTGGSDMSIEEAEGVVEEIYDRIDPDARIIWGTSVDEDLEGEMRTMVVVTGVESPQIYGRNDDGSQPEPEPAAQEGGGTEIDYVE; the protein is encoded by the coding sequence ATGGACTCCATCGTCGACGACGCGATTGACGAGGCCGAGGAGCCGGGTGCGGAGGGTGCGGTCGATCCGACCGAAGGGGACGAGACGGGGGGAACCGAACCGACCACCGACGAGGAACTCCAGGAGATGCTGGTGGACCTCCAGACCGACATCACCGTTGTGGGCTGCGGCGGCGCCGGCGGCAACACGGTCAACCGGATGTACGAGGAGGGCATCGAGGGGGCGACCTTGGTCGCCGCCAACACCGACGCTCAGCACCTCTATCAGATCGACTACGACCGGATGATCCTGATGGGCAAGGAGAAGACCCAGGGCCGCGGCGCCGGGTCGCTCCCGCAGGTCGGCGAGGAGGCCGCCTTGGAGTCACAAGACGAGATCTACGACGCCGTCGAGGGGTCGGATATGGTGTTCGTCACCGCCGGGCTGGGCGGCGGCACCGGGACGGGGTCGGCCCCGATCGTGGCGAAGGCCGCCCGGGAGTCCGGCGCGCTCACCATCGCCATCGTCACCACGCCGTTCACCGCGGAGGGGGAGGTCCGGCGGACGAACGCCGAGGCGGGGCTCGAACGCCTCCGTGACGTGGCCGACACCGTGATCGTGGTCCCGAACGACCGGCTGCTCGATGCGGTCGGGAAGCTCCCGATCCGGCAGGCGTTCAAGATCTCCGACGAGGTGTTGATGCGGTCGGTGAAAGGGATCACCGAACTCATCACCAAGCCCGGCCTGGTCAACCTCGACTTCGCCGACGTGAAGACCGTGATGGAGCGCGGCGGCGTCGCCATGATCGGGCTCGGCGACTCCGACTCCGAACACAAGGCCGAGGACTCCGTGAAGGACGCCCTCCGGTCGCCGCTGCTCGACGTCGACATCTCGGGGGCGAACTCCGCGTTAGTGAACGTCACCGGCGGCTCCGATATGAGCATCGAGGAGGCCGAGGGGGTCGTCGAGGAGATCTACGACCGGATCGACCCCGACGCCCGGATCATCTGGGGGACCTCCGTCGACGAGGACCTCGAAGGCGAGATGCGGACGATGGTGGTCGTCACCGGCGTGGAGTCCCCGCAGATCTACGGCCGCAACGACGACGGCTCCCAGCCCGAACCGGAGCCGGCGGCCCAGGAGGGGGGCGGCACCGAGATCGACTACGTCGAGTAA